In one window of Parafrankia discariae DNA:
- a CDS encoding glycosyltransferase family 2 protein — protein MICAYTEARWECIRTAVDSIIGQRRPAAEIILVVDHNEALLHRARAAFGAAGVTVVPNTHPRGLSGARNTGVELSTSEVVAFLDDDARAEVEWLARLLPHYADPAVQGVGGLVVPDWPGARPHWFPPEFGWVVGCSYPGLPTTVAPIRNPIGAAMSLRRSAWTSVAGFTDGLGRLGATPLGCEETELYIRVHRDVPGASVLHVPDAVVTHQVTDERATWDYFRRRCYAEGLSKAMVSARVGSGPALASERAYLRSVLPQAVARDLRHRGDRRRAAAAAAGLALTAAGYARGLLATRGPRATHRPPAAVSGEGPGTRWSGAVWPGELDLADPTATPRRPTAIPGSTADGPEGYRQARVLVRWDGVPVGFVGLVPAEGTVTAAAVRATAERDLAAELAGVRADIARFGPVNQAEPVNQAEPVERVSVIVCTRDRAALLPACLGRLRALRYPDLEIVIVDNAPTDGLTRAAFDREVGGDPRFRYVREDLPGLSRARNRGLAAATGEVVAFTDDDVAVDPWWVRGLVRGFTRRADVACVTGLVPAATLDSAAERYFDARVSWGTNCRPEVYDAVTGPSALHPFTAGLLGTGANFAVRTATLRALGGFDAALGAGTPTGGGEDIDLFLRVLLAGHALAYEPSALAWHSHRADLDALRRQLFGYGTGLSAYLSKHLADPCSRSRMIRRIPAAAGHLRALTLRGGGPAGAGAGAGAGAGAGAGADDSRGGAGGPSLGRALAAREWAGFAAGPVYYARSRYARRSTDRAARRGREADAR, from the coding sequence GTGATCTGCGCTTATACCGAGGCCCGGTGGGAGTGCATCCGCACCGCCGTGGACAGCATCATCGGCCAGCGACGGCCGGCAGCCGAGATCATTCTCGTGGTGGATCACAACGAGGCCCTGCTGCACCGGGCCCGGGCTGCGTTCGGAGCGGCCGGTGTCACCGTCGTCCCGAACACGCATCCGCGGGGCCTGTCCGGTGCCCGCAACACGGGGGTCGAGCTGTCGACCTCCGAGGTAGTCGCGTTCCTGGACGACGACGCACGCGCCGAGGTCGAGTGGCTCGCCCGGTTGCTCCCGCACTACGCCGACCCGGCGGTGCAGGGTGTCGGTGGCCTCGTCGTGCCCGACTGGCCCGGCGCCCGGCCCCACTGGTTCCCGCCGGAGTTCGGCTGGGTCGTGGGCTGCAGCTATCCGGGGTTGCCGACCACCGTCGCGCCGATCCGCAACCCGATCGGCGCGGCGATGTCACTGCGCCGCTCCGCGTGGACGTCCGTCGCCGGTTTCACCGACGGGCTGGGCCGCCTGGGCGCGACGCCGCTGGGCTGCGAGGAGACCGAGCTCTACATCCGGGTCCACCGGGACGTCCCCGGGGCGTCGGTCCTGCATGTCCCGGACGCGGTCGTCACCCATCAGGTCACGGACGAGCGGGCGACCTGGGACTACTTCCGGCGCCGCTGCTACGCGGAGGGGCTGTCGAAGGCCATGGTGAGCGCACGGGTCGGCTCCGGGCCGGCACTCGCGTCCGAGCGGGCCTACCTGCGCTCGGTGCTGCCCCAGGCCGTGGCGCGCGACCTGCGCCACCGGGGCGACCGCCGGCGCGCGGCGGCGGCCGCGGCCGGCCTCGCCCTCACCGCCGCCGGTTACGCCCGCGGCCTGCTCGCCACCCGCGGCCCCCGCGCCACCCACCGGCCGCCCGCCGCCGTCAGCGGCGAAGGCCCGGGGACCCGCTGGTCGGGAGCCGTCTGGCCGGGCGAGCTGGACCTGGCCGACCCGACCGCCACCCCCCGGCGCCCGACCGCCATCCCCGGCTCGACGGCGGACGGGCCTGAGGGCTACCGCCAGGCCCGGGTTCTCGTCCGGTGGGACGGCGTTCCCGTCGGCTTCGTCGGCCTGGTGCCGGCCGAGGGCACCGTGACCGCCGCCGCGGTCCGCGCCACCGCCGAACGCGACCTCGCCGCCGAGCTCGCCGGCGTCCGGGCGGACATCGCCCGGTTCGGCCCGGTCAACCAAGCCGAGCCGGTCAACCAAGCCGAGCCGGTCGAGCGGGTGAGTGTCATCGTCTGCACCCGGGACCGGGCCGCGCTCCTGCCGGCCTGCCTGGGACGGCTGCGCGCGCTGCGGTACCCCGACCTGGAGATCGTCATCGTCGACAACGCGCCGACCGACGGCCTCACCCGGGCGGCGTTCGACCGGGAGGTCGGCGGGGACCCGCGTTTCCGGTATGTGCGTGAGGATCTCCCCGGGCTGTCCCGGGCCCGCAACCGCGGGCTGGCGGCGGCCACCGGCGAGGTGGTCGCGTTCACCGACGACGACGTCGCCGTCGACCCGTGGTGGGTGCGCGGGCTCGTCCGCGGTTTCACCCGGCGCGCGGACGTCGCCTGCGTCACCGGGCTCGTCCCCGCCGCCACCCTGGACAGCGCGGCCGAGCGCTACTTCGACGCCCGGGTGAGCTGGGGGACGAACTGCCGGCCCGAGGTGTACGACGCGGTTACCGGGCCGTCCGCGCTGCACCCGTTCACCGCCGGGCTGCTCGGCACCGGCGCGAACTTCGCGGTCCGCACGGCGACGCTGCGCGCGCTCGGCGGCTTCGACGCGGCGCTCGGCGCCGGCACACCGACCGGCGGCGGCGAGGACATCGACCTGTTCCTGCGGGTGCTGCTGGCCGGGCACGCGCTCGCCTACGAGCCGTCCGCACTGGCCTGGCACAGCCACCGGGCCGATCTCGACGCGCTGCGCCGCCAGCTCTTCGGCTACGGGACGGGCCTGTCCGCCTACCTGAGCAAGCACCTCGCCGACCCGTGCAGCCGGTCCCGGATGATCCGTCGGATCCCGGCGGCCGCCGGTCACCTGCGGGCCCTGACCCTGCGCGGCGGCGGCCCCGCCGGGGCCGGGGCCGGGGCTGGGGCTGGGGCTGGGGCTGGGGCTGGGGCCGACGACAGCCGCGGCGGTGCCGGGGGGCCGTCGCTCGGGCGGGCGCTCGCCGCTCGCGAATGGGCCGGATTCGCCGCCGGCCCGGTCTACTACGCGCGGTCGCGGTACGCGCGGCGGTCGACCGACCGTGCGGCCCGGCGGGGGCGGGAGGCCGACGCCCGGTGA
- a CDS encoding glycosyltransferase family 2 protein, with the protein MTSDPHAPTATAPTVGTPTVSVVVPTLNEARNLPHVLRRLPADAEIVLVDGRSTDDTVAVARRLRPDVVVVHQNRRGKGNALACGFAAATGDILVMFDADGSADPGEITDFVRVLRAGADFAKGSRFLPGGGSSDITRLRHAGNLALSGLVNGLIRCHYSDLCYGYNAFWRHCLPVLDLAPGDHGPERQWGDGFEVETLINIRIARAGLRVVEMPSFEHPRIHGASNLNAVSDGLRVLRTIMAESRYRESRAAASRGPLRQPVGACAGAPAQEPAGALAGAPPRARVPWAAAGHPGIRVSATAHAWVDETRAERA; encoded by the coding sequence ATGACATCCGATCCGCACGCCCCGACCGCGACCGCGCCGACGGTGGGCACGCCCACCGTCAGCGTCGTCGTCCCGACGCTCAACGAGGCGCGCAACCTGCCCCATGTCCTGCGTCGGCTGCCGGCTGACGCGGAGATCGTCCTGGTGGACGGCCGCTCCACCGACGACACGGTCGCCGTGGCGCGCCGGCTGCGCCCGGACGTCGTCGTCGTACACCAGAACCGCCGCGGCAAGGGCAACGCGCTCGCCTGCGGTTTCGCCGCCGCCACCGGCGACATCCTCGTGATGTTCGACGCGGACGGTTCAGCCGACCCCGGCGAGATCACCGACTTCGTCCGGGTGCTCCGCGCGGGCGCCGACTTCGCGAAGGGCTCCCGCTTTCTGCCGGGCGGCGGCAGCAGCGACATCACCCGGCTGCGGCACGCGGGCAACCTTGCCCTGAGCGGCCTGGTCAACGGCCTGATCAGGTGCCACTACTCCGACCTGTGCTACGGCTACAACGCCTTCTGGCGGCACTGCCTGCCCGTTCTCGACCTCGCGCCCGGCGATCACGGGCCGGAGCGCCAGTGGGGCGACGGCTTCGAGGTCGAGACGCTCATCAACATCCGCATCGCCCGGGCCGGGCTCCGGGTCGTCGAGATGCCCAGCTTCGAGCATCCGCGCATCCACGGCGCCAGCAACCTCAACGCCGTCTCGGACGGCCTGCGGGTGCTGCGCACGATCATGGCCGAATCGCGGTACCGGGAGTCACGGGCGGCGGCGTCCCGCGGGCCGCTACGGCAGCCGGTCGGTGCCTGCGCCGGCGCGCCGGCGCAGGAGCCCGCCGGGGCCCTCGCCGGCGCGCCGCCGCGCGCCCGGGTGCCGTGGGCGGCGGCCGGCCACCCCGGAATCCGCGTCTCCGCCACCGCGCACGCCTGGGTGGACGAGACCCGGGCCGAGCGCGCGTGA
- a CDS encoding glycosyltransferase family 4 protein — MEEQPAARVLIVEQGEGLWGAQRFLLRLAPLLERRGIEQILAAPADSATGAAWRAAGRYHAVLPVPADRTLRRPDGRPSPALVLRESGRTAVLAARTARLARRFGVDVLQANSHWSHLEAVGASALCRRPALLLLHEENEPDLVGRLRGLAVRGAARSVAVSDAVAASLPGWAARRAVVIRNGVDTDALRPGPADPAVRASLSTDPAALLVLAMSRLDPRKGVDKVIRAVAALPDHLGSTRLAVAGAPSLDPASGESLRRLGAELLGDRVLFLGPRSDVGDLLRATDVLVLASSLEGLPLSVLEAQACGRPVVAFPTAGIPEIVTDGATGLIARQDDVADLSAKLARVLDDRTLAELLGTRARASVVAHHTLDAQADALAGLLISLAGQARARRHRSAGHGSTAYEVHHMTVGHGS; from the coding sequence GTGGAGGAACAGCCGGCCGCACGGGTCCTCATCGTCGAACAGGGTGAGGGTCTCTGGGGCGCCCAGCGCTTCCTGCTGAGGCTCGCCCCGCTGCTGGAGCGGCGCGGGATCGAGCAGATCCTCGCCGCGCCGGCGGACAGCGCGACGGGCGCGGCCTGGCGGGCCGCCGGGCGGTACCACGCCGTCCTGCCGGTGCCGGCGGACCGGACGCTGCGCCGCCCGGACGGCCGCCCGAGCCCCGCGCTGGTCCTGCGCGAGTCCGGCCGGACGGCGGTCCTGGCGGCCCGGACCGCCCGCCTCGCCCGGCGCTTCGGGGTCGACGTCCTACAGGCGAACAGCCACTGGTCGCACCTGGAGGCCGTCGGGGCCTCGGCGCTGTGCCGGCGGCCCGCGCTGCTGCTGCTGCACGAGGAGAACGAGCCGGATCTGGTCGGCCGGCTGCGCGGGCTGGCCGTCCGGGGGGCCGCGCGGTCCGTGGCGGTGAGCGACGCGGTCGCGGCGTCGCTGCCGGGATGGGCCGCCCGGCGCGCGGTGGTGATCCGCAACGGGGTCGACACCGACGCGCTGCGCCCCGGCCCGGCGGACCCGGCCGTGCGGGCCAGCCTGTCGACGGACCCGGCGGCGTTGCTGGTCCTCGCGATGTCCCGCCTCGACCCCCGCAAGGGCGTCGACAAGGTGATCCGCGCGGTGGCCGCGCTGCCGGACCATCTCGGGTCCACCCGGCTGGCGGTCGCGGGCGCGCCCAGCCTGGACCCGGCGTCCGGGGAGTCGCTGCGCCGACTCGGCGCCGAGCTGCTCGGGGACCGGGTGCTGTTCCTCGGGCCGCGTTCGGACGTCGGCGACCTGCTGCGCGCCACCGACGTCCTGGTGCTCGCGTCGAGCCTGGAAGGGCTGCCGCTGAGCGTGCTGGAGGCGCAGGCGTGCGGGCGGCCGGTGGTGGCGTTCCCCACCGCGGGCATCCCGGAGATCGTGACCGACGGAGCGACCGGCCTGATCGCCCGTCAGGACGACGTGGCCGACCTCAGCGCGAAACTCGCCCGGGTGCTCGACGACCGGACGCTGGCCGAGCTGCTCGGCACCCGCGCGCGGGCCAGCGTCGTCGCCCATCACACGCTGGACGCGCAGGCGGACGCGCTGGCCGGCCTGCTGATCAGCCTCGCCGGGCAGGCCCGCGCACGGCGGCACCGCTCGGCCGGCCACGGCAGCACAGCCTATGAGGTGCATCACATGACCGTCGGACACGGTTCGTAG
- a CDS encoding polysaccharide deacetylase family protein has product MTVVSYCAALRSADAPPDAIVITFDGDRAETFVAARELAERGLAATVFVTTSRLGTPGMLSEADVRRLHEMGVEIGAAGHSGRRLDGLQRSDITAEITLCRRRLAAITGDEPRSFAYPRGGWDPTARQLVIAAGYGGACAVGQALSHQDDDPFAIARLTVDGGLADHRVRAWLDGIGRTLPRTVPARPRIRLVPSALGARVPARAPARLAGAYRPRFAPHIAEGTRLPAPGQPTLPPL; this is encoded by the coding sequence ATGACCGTCGTCAGCTACTGCGCGGCGCTGCGCTCGGCCGACGCGCCGCCCGACGCGATTGTGATCACCTTCGACGGCGACCGCGCGGAGACCTTCGTCGCGGCGCGCGAACTGGCCGAACGAGGCCTGGCCGCCACCGTCTTCGTCACCACCTCCCGCCTCGGGACCCCCGGCATGCTCAGCGAGGCTGACGTACGCCGCCTGCACGAGATGGGCGTCGAGATCGGCGCGGCCGGGCACAGCGGGCGCCGGCTCGACGGTCTGCAGCGCTCCGACATCACCGCGGAGATCACGCTGTGCCGGCGGCGGTTGGCCGCGATCACCGGCGACGAGCCGCGCTCGTTCGCCTACCCCCGCGGGGGCTGGGACCCGACCGCGCGCCAGCTGGTGATCGCGGCCGGCTACGGCGGCGCGTGCGCCGTCGGGCAGGCGCTGTCCCATCAGGATGACGACCCGTTCGCCATCGCCAGGCTGACCGTGGACGGTGGTCTCGCCGACCACCGCGTGCGCGCCTGGCTGGACGGGATCGGCCGGACGCTGCCGCGCACCGTCCCTGCCAGGCCGCGGATCAGGCTCGTCCCGTCGGCGCTGGGGGCACGGGTCCCGGCCCGGGCACCGGCACGGCTGGCCGGCGCGTACCGCCCCCGGTTCGCGCCGCACATCGCCGAGGGGACCCGCCTCCCCGCCCCCGGCCAACCCACACTCCCACCGCTGTGA
- a CDS encoding DUF6542 domain-containing protein: protein MPDDSYPPGPRTRSGSPPPPTVVTGTRRGLTALGAGLVAVVVGGIGAVVDSLLFDNLGYVFGVLFVAACVLAAIRVHVDDLIGVVIMPPLAYAVITVVAGFLNPAAGDGSTGLRNRAIDIGSEMILHAPVLLVAVVLVALISAVRGRRAQVARRERQRSLAQSAAARRRRPQ from the coding sequence GTGCCGGATGATTCGTACCCGCCCGGTCCGCGCACGCGGTCCGGATCACCGCCGCCGCCCACCGTCGTCACCGGGACGCGCCGGGGCCTGACCGCGCTCGGCGCGGGGCTGGTAGCCGTGGTGGTCGGCGGAATCGGCGCCGTCGTCGACTCGCTCCTGTTCGACAATCTCGGCTACGTCTTCGGTGTCCTGTTTGTGGCCGCCTGCGTGCTGGCCGCCATCCGGGTCCATGTTGACGACCTGATCGGTGTCGTGATCATGCCGCCGCTGGCGTACGCCGTGATCACGGTGGTGGCCGGCTTCCTGAACCCCGCGGCCGGCGACGGAAGCACCGGGCTGCGCAACCGCGCGATCGACATCGGCTCCGAGATGATCCTGCACGCTCCCGTGCTGCTCGTGGCGGTCGTCCTGGTGGCGCTGATCTCGGCCGTGCGCGGGCGCCGGGCGCAGGTCGCGCGGCGCGAGCGGCAGCGCTCGCTCGCCCAGTCGGCCGCGGCCCGTCGGCGCCGGCCCCAGTAG
- the ychF gene encoding redox-regulated ATPase YchF, with protein sequence MGLSIGIVGLPNVGKSTLFNALTRNEVLAANYPFATIEPNVGVVGVPDPRLAKLGEMFSSARVVPATVSFVDIAGLVRGASEGQGLGNRFLANIRESDAICQVVRVFSDPDVVHVEGTVDPSADIETINTELVLADLQTIGARLPKLEKEARLDRSKQSLLAAMKAAHEVLDAGRPLSSEPSIDRTELRELFLLTAKPFLYVFNVDEDVLADPGRHKELAELVAPADAVILCAKVEAELIELPEADAAELLASLGQEESGLAQLARIGFHTLGLQTYLTAGPKESRAWTIPAGATAPEAAGVIHSDFQRGFIKAEIVSYDDLMAAGSMAAARAAGRVRMEGKDYVMSDGDIVDFRFNV encoded by the coding sequence ATGGGTCTGTCGATAGGCATCGTCGGGCTGCCCAACGTCGGCAAGTCCACGCTTTTCAATGCCCTGACCCGTAACGAGGTCCTGGCGGCGAACTATCCGTTCGCGACGATCGAGCCCAACGTGGGCGTCGTCGGCGTGCCGGATCCGCGGCTCGCGAAGCTCGGCGAGATGTTCTCCAGCGCGCGGGTCGTCCCCGCGACGGTGAGCTTCGTCGACATCGCCGGCCTGGTCAGAGGCGCGTCGGAGGGCCAGGGCCTGGGCAACCGCTTCCTCGCGAACATCCGCGAGTCGGACGCTATCTGTCAGGTCGTGCGGGTCTTCTCGGATCCCGACGTGGTCCACGTCGAGGGAACCGTCGACCCGTCCGCGGACATCGAGACCATCAACACCGAGCTGGTCCTCGCCGACCTCCAGACCATCGGCGCCCGCCTGCCCAAACTGGAGAAGGAAGCCCGCCTCGACCGGTCGAAGCAGTCCCTGCTCGCCGCGATGAAGGCGGCGCACGAGGTGCTCGACGCCGGGCGGCCGCTGTCCAGCGAGCCGTCGATCGACCGCACGGAGCTGCGCGAGCTGTTCCTGCTCACCGCCAAGCCGTTCCTCTACGTCTTCAACGTCGACGAGGACGTCCTGGCCGACCCGGGACGGCACAAGGAGCTCGCCGAGCTGGTGGCCCCCGCCGACGCGGTGATCCTGTGCGCGAAGGTCGAGGCCGAGCTGATCGAGCTTCCCGAGGCGGACGCGGCCGAGCTGCTGGCCTCCCTCGGCCAGGAGGAGAGCGGGCTGGCGCAGCTCGCCCGGATCGGCTTCCACACGCTCGGGCTGCAGACCTACCTGACCGCGGGTCCCAAGGAGTCCCGGGCCTGGACCATCCCGGCCGGAGCGACCGCCCCCGAGGCGGCCGGCGTGATTCACAGCGACTTCCAGCGGGGCTTCATCAAGGCCGAGATCGTCTCCTACGACGACCTGATGGCCGCGGGCTCCATGGCCGCGGCCCGCGCCGCCGGCCGGGTCCGCATGGAGGGCAAGGACTACGTCATGTCCGACGGCGACATCGTCGACTTCCGCTTCAACGTCTAA
- a CDS encoding heparan-alpha-glucosaminide N-acetyltransferase domain-containing protein, with protein sequence MDGANPAGTGRITGVDIARGVALLGMVATHVYPAFTDTASDDPAVSPAFTLAAGRAAAAFAVLAGVALVLSTRRQNAAQARLAVFLRALGIGALGLGLAYADSGIAVILVYYALLFILALPLLRASVPVLVTVAVLAVFAVPVVSQFVRDDLPESDLSSPTFAALAEPGHLLSKLAITGVYPALAWLGYLCVGMAVAHADLRSRQVATRLLVGGLALALTALAASWLLLEPLGGRAELANPAEVPGVGSLPQGWFIDSGLYGATPTDSAWWLAVDTPHSTTPFDLAHTIGTALALLGLALLVARVPLVRPLAAVGAMTLTCYSLHVVVMATGVLPTDPTRSYLLQVLVALTAATLWRATGRRGPAEAAVSVLPRAARLVQGPTAPGRTAASG encoded by the coding sequence ATGGACGGCGCGAACCCTGCGGGAACCGGACGGATAACCGGGGTCGACATCGCTCGTGGCGTGGCGCTGCTCGGCATGGTGGCGACCCACGTCTACCCCGCCTTCACCGACACGGCGTCGGACGACCCGGCGGTGTCCCCCGCCTTCACCCTGGCCGCGGGGCGGGCCGCCGCCGCGTTCGCCGTACTCGCCGGCGTGGCTCTGGTGTTGTCCACCCGGCGGCAGAACGCTGCCCAGGCCCGGCTCGCGGTGTTCCTGCGCGCGCTCGGCATCGGGGCGCTCGGCCTGGGCCTCGCCTACGCCGACTCCGGGATCGCCGTGATCCTGGTCTACTACGCGCTGCTGTTCATCCTGGCGCTGCCGCTGCTGCGGGCGTCCGTGCCGGTGCTGGTGACGGTCGCCGTCCTGGCGGTCTTCGCGGTACCCGTCGTCAGCCAGTTCGTCCGCGACGACCTGCCCGAGTCGGACCTGTCGTCGCCCACGTTCGCCGCGCTGGCCGAGCCGGGCCACCTGCTCTCGAAGCTGGCGATCACCGGGGTGTACCCCGCGCTCGCCTGGCTGGGCTACCTCTGCGTCGGAATGGCCGTGGCCCACGCGGACCTGCGCTCACGCCAGGTGGCCACCCGGCTGCTCGTCGGCGGCCTGGCCCTCGCTCTCACGGCACTCGCCGCGTCCTGGCTGCTGCTGGAGCCGCTCGGCGGGCGCGCCGAGCTCGCCAACCCGGCCGAGGTTCCGGGGGTGGGCTCACTGCCGCAGGGCTGGTTCATCGACTCCGGCCTGTACGGCGCGACGCCCACCGACAGCGCCTGGTGGCTGGCTGTCGACACGCCGCACTCGACGACCCCGTTCGACCTCGCGCACACCATCGGGACGGCGCTGGCACTGCTCGGCCTCGCCCTGCTGGTGGCCCGGGTCCCGCTGGTCCGGCCGCTCGCGGCCGTCGGCGCGATGACGCTCACCTGCTACTCGCTGCATGTGGTGGTGATGGCCACCGGCGTGCTCCCGACCGATCCGACCAGGTCGTATCTGCTCCAGGTCCTCGTCGCGCTCACGGCCGCGACGCTCTGGCGGGCGACCGGCCGGCGCGGCCCGGCCGAGGCCGCCGTCTCGGTGCTCCCCCGGGCGGCCCGGCTCGTCCAGGGCCCGACAGCGCCTGGCCGTACGGCGGCGTCAGGTTAG
- a CDS encoding DUF952 domain-containing protein, which yields MICHLVSQADWSAGPDGYRPPSLDTEGFIHFSTPEQLLETANLYYRGRSDLLLLVVDPDRLTAPLRWEPAAGPADRGGALFPHLYGTIDPAAVRAVAPFPPAPDGSFTAMPTLW from the coding sequence ATGATCTGCCACCTGGTGAGCCAGGCCGACTGGAGCGCCGGGCCGGACGGCTACCGGCCCCCGAGCCTCGACACCGAGGGGTTCATCCATTTCTCCACGCCGGAGCAGCTGCTCGAGACGGCCAACCTCTACTACCGCGGCCGGAGTGATCTTCTTTTGCTCGTCGTCGACCCGGACCGGCTCACCGCGCCACTGCGCTGGGAGCCCGCGGCCGGCCCGGCGGACCGCGGCGGCGCGCTGTTCCCCCACCTGTACGGAACGATCGACCCGGCCGCGGTGCGCGCCGTCGCCCCGTTCCCACCGGCACCGGACGGATCCTTCACGGCGATGCCCACCCTGTGGTGA
- a CDS encoding 4a-hydroxytetrahydrobiopterin dehydratase: MPTRLDNSAVSTALEALPGWIGDADRIRLEILVDGDESTAVVDEVMREANAMDHHPVVEHGPGTTIFTVWTHSAGGVTELDVELARKISAILRSAGIAF; this comes from the coding sequence ATGCCGACACGGCTGGACAACAGCGCCGTATCCACCGCGCTGGAGGCGCTTCCCGGGTGGATCGGCGACGCCGACCGGATCCGGCTCGAGATCCTCGTCGACGGCGACGAGTCGACGGCCGTCGTCGACGAGGTGATGCGCGAGGCCAACGCGATGGACCATCACCCGGTCGTGGAGCACGGCCCGGGGACCACGATTTTCACGGTCTGGACGCACTCCGCCGGCGGCGTGACCGAGCTGGACGTCGAGCTCGCCCGCAAGATCTCAGCCATCCTGCGGTCCGCCGGCATCGCCTTCTGA
- a CDS encoding (deoxy)nucleoside triphosphate pyrophosphohydrolase: protein MGITVGMGSEAAVGEEGRLVVAVALIDRDRRVLTARRVSPPALAGMWEFPGGKVEPGEDELTALRRECREELDVEIEVGRLFGEIALPRPGWRMRLWLGRVAAGEPVAAEHDALRWLGVGELDDVPWLPADTPLVDALRVELAEPTAGPVGP, encoded by the coding sequence ATGGGGATCACTGTGGGAATGGGGAGCGAGGCGGCGGTGGGGGAAGAGGGGCGGCTCGTGGTGGCTGTCGCGTTGATCGACCGTGATCGGAGGGTGCTCACCGCGCGGCGGGTCTCGCCGCCGGCGCTCGCGGGGATGTGGGAGTTTCCAGGCGGCAAGGTCGAGCCGGGCGAGGACGAGCTCACGGCGCTGCGCCGGGAGTGTCGCGAGGAACTGGACGTGGAGATCGAGGTCGGGCGCCTGTTCGGGGAGATCGCGCTGCCCCGCCCGGGGTGGCGGATGCGGTTGTGGCTTGGGCGCGTCGCCGCGGGTGAGCCGGTCGCCGCCGAGCATGACGCCCTGCGTTGGCTGGGTGTGGGCGAGCTCGACGACGTCCCGTGGCTGCCGGCGGACACCCCGCTGGTCGACGCCCTGCGGGTGGAGCTGGCCGAACCGACGGCGGGCCCGGTGGGGCCGTGA